A portion of the Chloroflexaceae bacterium genome contains these proteins:
- a CDS encoding mycofactocin system FadH/OYE family oxidoreductase 2, translated as MNQGARLLFTPIKVGSLTLNNRIVFSAHLTNYAEGYMPSERHVYYYRERARGGAGLIITEEHSTHPTDHPYEKLIHAFNPAVIPGYRQITAAVHAEGTPILAQINHNGGQSSGMFTRLPVWAPSSVADPMFREVPKAVELEDIQEIIAGYAQVAYHTRLGGFDGVELQCSHSSIVRQFLSRHNNLRTDGYGGGLEQRMRLLREIIAAIRARVGRDYVLGVRLCGDELIRDGIVLDEAVAAARILEADGLIDYINTSIGTATHTLYMIEASMHIPPGYALFISSAIRKAVRLPVIGVGRIKDPIQAERVLQEGHADLVGIVRAQIADPEFARKSRENRVEDIRLCLSCNQECVGRMGLNRWMGCIETPATGREKELGIGTLKPAPRPKRVTVVGGGPAGLKAAVIAARRGHRVTLYERQPELGGQVNLAVKVTNRAEFGDLVRNLLHELHQLDVSVHTGVTADAEMVLAGQPDAVVIATGSTPDRNAFPGADGPEVADVTDILAGRVRAGRRVMIIDRLGFHEATSVAEYLAEQGCQVEIVTPTLYVGQDLGITLDLENWYRRARRLNIVCTPNVSVLNAANGVVTAVHNYSGQLITFAPVDTIVLAVQRRADAGLYFALKGRVPELHRIGDALAPRRAHAAIIEGERVGRAL; from the coding sequence ATGAACCAGGGCGCCCGTCTGCTCTTCACGCCGATCAAGGTCGGCAGCCTGACGCTCAACAATCGAATTGTCTTCTCGGCGCACCTCACCAACTACGCCGAAGGGTATATGCCCTCCGAGCGCCACGTGTACTACTACCGCGAACGGGCGCGCGGCGGGGCGGGGCTGATCATTACCGAGGAGCACTCCACCCACCCCACCGATCATCCCTACGAAAAATTGATCCACGCCTTCAACCCGGCGGTCATCCCCGGCTACCGGCAGATCACCGCCGCCGTTCACGCCGAGGGCACCCCCATCCTGGCCCAGATCAACCACAACGGCGGCCAGAGCAGCGGCATGTTCACCCGTCTGCCGGTCTGGGCGCCCTCGTCGGTGGCCGACCCGATGTTCCGCGAGGTGCCCAAGGCGGTCGAACTGGAAGATATTCAGGAGATCATCGCCGGGTACGCCCAGGTGGCCTACCATACCCGGCTTGGCGGCTTCGACGGGGTGGAGCTGCAATGCTCCCACTCCTCGATCGTGCGCCAGTTCCTCTCGCGCCACAACAACCTGCGCACCGACGGCTACGGCGGCGGGCTGGAGCAGCGTATGCGCCTGCTACGCGAGATCATCGCCGCCATTCGCGCCCGCGTCGGGCGCGACTACGTGCTCGGCGTGCGCCTCTGCGGCGACGAGCTGATCCGCGACGGCATCGTGCTCGACGAGGCTGTCGCCGCGGCGCGCATCCTGGAGGCCGACGGGCTGATTGACTACATCAACACCAGCATCGGCACCGCGACCCATACCCTCTACATGATTGAAGCCTCGATGCACATCCCGCCGGGCTACGCTTTGTTCATCTCCTCGGCTATCCGCAAGGCGGTGCGGCTCCCGGTCATTGGCGTGGGGCGCATCAAGGACCCCATCCAGGCCGAGCGGGTGTTGCAGGAGGGTCACGCCGACCTGGTGGGGATCGTGCGCGCCCAGATCGCCGACCCTGAGTTCGCCCGCAAGTCGCGCGAGAATCGCGTCGAGGACATCCGCCTGTGCCTCTCGTGCAACCAGGAGTGCGTCGGGCGCATGGGGCTGAACCGCTGGATGGGCTGCATCGAGACGCCCGCGACCGGCCGCGAGAAGGAGCTGGGCATCGGCACCCTCAAGCCCGCGCCGCGCCCCAAACGGGTGACCGTGGTCGGCGGCGGGCCGGCGGGTCTCAAGGCCGCCGTCATCGCCGCCCGGCGCGGCCATCGCGTCACCCTCTACGAACGGCAGCCAGAGCTGGGCGGCCAGGTCAATCTGGCGGTCAAGGTGACCAACCGGGCCGAGTTCGGCGACCTGGTGCGCAACCTGCTCCACGAACTGCACCAGCTCGATGTAAGCGTGCATACCGGGGTGACTGCCGACGCCGAGATGGTGCTGGCCGGGCAGCCCGACGCGGTGGTGATCGCCACCGGCTCCACGCCCGACCGCAACGCCTTCCCCGGCGCCGATGGCCCCGAAGTGGCCGACGTGACCGACATTCTCGCCGGGCGGGTCAGGGCGGGCAGGCGGGTCATGATCATTGACCGTCTGGGCTTCCACGAGGCCACCAGCGTGGCCGAATACCTGGCCGAGCAGGGCTGCCAGGTGGAAATTGTTACGCCGACGCTCTACGTGGGCCAGGACCTCGGCATCACCCTGGACCTCGAAAACTGGTACCGCCGCGCCCGGCGGCTCAACATCGTCTGCACGCCCAACGTCTCGGTGCTCAACGCCGCCAACGGGGTGGTCACAGCGGTGCACAACTACAGCGGGCAGCTTATCACCTTCGCCCCGGTGGACACCATCGTGCTGGCGGTGCAGCGGCGCGCCGACGCCGGGCTGTACTTCGCGCTGAAGGGGCGCGTGCCGGAACTGCATCGCATCGGCGACGCCCTGGCCCCGCGCCGGGCCCATGCGGCGATCATCGAGGGCGAGCGTGTGGGACGGGCATTGTAG